CCGGCGTCCTTTCAGGTCTGCTCGGAACGGGCGGCGCCGTCCGTGTTACCTTCCTTCAGGTCTTTGGTCTCGACAGGGACTCTTTCATAGCCACCAATGCCAGTCTGGCGCTGATGGCCGACCTGGTACGTATACCGGTCTATCTTTCCACCGGGATAGTTAACCCGCACCGCGAGGATTTTTTGCTGATACCGCTTCTTGTGGTCATTGCCTACGCTGGCACACTGCTGGGCAGGCGGATAGCGGCGGGCATTCCTCAGGACAGGTTCCGCCACGTGGTGCTGGGCGCCCTCTTACTGGCCGGATTCAGCTTCATCTTCAGGGGCTGAAGGGTCTTGTGGGGGTTTAGTTATTTTCCCTCAAGGGGGGAAGTTCATCAAGAGATAGTGAATATGAGGCGGGGCGGTAAATACAAACGGCCCGGCTGGGCCGTTTTTGTTTCGGGGGTGTAATAAAATAGGGCCATTATTTCTTGCCGGATTTGTCCTTTATCATCTTGGTAAGTCGGTCGGCAAATTCGAGATCGGCCCCCTCGGCCTTAGCGCGCTTCTTAGCCTCTGCCTTGACCTTCTTTACGTCTATGACGTCTCCAAGACACTCTTCGGCGGCAGAACACCACTCCACACAGGTAGGCACTTTATTTTTGAATACGGTGTTACCGCATTTGCAGTCGGTCTTCTCCTCGTCGGCGAACATCTCTACGGTGCGCCCGCACTTCGGGCAGGGCCGCTCGATTATCTCCGGCGCGGTTGACTTCATACTGCCCGGGCATCTTACCTTTCCAGCCATTGTATCGTCTCCATACCTTTATGAAGGGGTCTGTTTCTTTATCTGTTTATAGGAAAAAGCCCTGCCACACTTGCAGCGGGTCTCGTCCTCGTTGCTCCAGACCTCTACTATCTCGCCGCAGTCCGGACACTTTTCCTCGTGAAACCTTGGTACATCCGGATTGCTCATACAGTCGTGCTTTGACATACAAACTCTCCTTCCTTCATATTTTATTTAAAAACGCCTTTATCGTCAAGGGGATTACGGCGGCTGGATAAGGGGAATTAAAACGTGTGAGCAAGTCGTGCCATAGGCAGATCCACCTTCGGCGTCACTTCCATGCTACACCATCCTTTTGTGGCGTCGGGTCTCCGTACCCGACGTCCGGCTACAGGGTGACGTACATTTGGCATTGAATCACCGATGAATGACGGTTAATATATCACCTTATGGAGAATGATGATAAGAACATATCACGGGCCGTTACCAGGGAAGAGATAGGGGAAATAGACCGGAAGGCCATTGAGGAGTACGGCATACCGGGAGTGGTATTGATGGAGAACGCCGGCCGCGGGGTGGCCGTTGAGGCGCTTGAGATGCTGGAAGAGGCCCTTGAGCCCCGCGTGGCCATATTGTGCGGCAAGGGTAATAACGGCGGCGACGGTTTTGTTGCGGCAAGACACCTGCATAACCGGGGTGTCGCGGTCGACGTTTATCTGTTTGCCCGTGTGGCTGACGTGGCCTTCACACACGACCCGTGGACACACCTTAATACGCTCATCAAGATGGGACTTGAGATTAAGGAGGTAACGACGGCCCCTGACGCCAGGAGGATTATGTTGGATATGGAGGACACGGACCTCATTATAGACGGCCTCCTGGGAACGGGACTTCGGGGAGAGGTGAAAGAGCCTTATCGTACAGCGATAGAGGACACAAACAATTGCGGTGTTCCCGTACTGTCAATAGATATACCGTCGGGACTTGACTGTAACGATGGCCGCGTACTGGGCGTGGCGGTAAGGGCGGCCCGGACCGTGACGTTTGTACTGCCGAAGGCGGGTTTTGCGCTTGCCGAAGGCCCTGCGCACGTCGGCGAGGTGGTGACTGCCGACATCGGCATACCCAGGGAACTGGTGCAGGGTTTGTAGTAATGGCGACCCGCCGGGTCGCCACTGCAGGACTAGCCGCCTGCTATGGCGGGGACGACTGAGATGATGTCGCCGTCCTTAACGGGTGTGTCCTGGTTCTTCTGGAACCGGATGTCCTCGTCGTTGACGTAGAAATTTATGAACCTGCGTATCTCACCCTTTTCGTCGCAGAGTCTACCTTTTATACCCGGATATTTTGACTCCAGGTCGTCTATTACCTCTCTAACGGAACTGCCGGAGGCCTCTACCTGATCGGTGTTGCCGGTCAAGGGTCTCAGCGGGGTAGGAACTCTTACGGTAACTGGCATCTTTGTGTCTCCCTCAAGACGTTTTATTATCTATAGTGGAAAACGGAGTAACCGTGGTGGTTAATCCAGGGGCATATATTACTATTTATCCTTTGCGGCGGCAAGCATTCCTGTCTTCGCGTCCCGATGGCCGGCGGGAGCGGCGTCTTTTTCCATGAAGGCGTCGAAATCCTCAAGACTCGCCTTTATAAGCAGGTGGGGTTTCGCCAGTTTACCTATTACGGCCTCCTGTGTCTTGAGCCCGTTACCCGTTATGCTTATCACGATCGATTCGTTCCTGGGTATGCGGCCCTGTTCTATCAGTTTTTTTGCCACTGCCACCGTTACACCACCGGCCGTCTCGGTAAAGATACCCTCCGTTGAGGCCAGTAACTTTATACCCTCTACCAGTTCGTCGTCGGTCACGTCCTCGGCCCAGCCGCCACTCTCGTTTATGGCCTTGATGGCGTGATAGCCGTCCGCGGGGTTGCCTATCGCGATGGACTGGGCGATGGTGTCGGGTTTTACGGGTTTTATGGTGTCCCAGCCGTTCTTTACCGCGGTTGATATGGGTGCGGAGCCGGAGGCCTGGGCCCCGTAGAGCTTTGTCCCGGCATCAGGTATAAAACCGAGCATCTTAAATTCCTTAATGGCCTTAAATATCTTCAGTATGAGTGACCCGCCTGCCATGGGTACTACTATGTGTCGCGGGGCCTTCCAGCCGAGCTGTTCGACTATCTCGTGTCCGTACGTCTTGGAACCCTCGGCATAGTACGGGCGGATGTTTATGTTGGCGAACGCCCAGCCGTATTTCCCGGCTATCTCGGAGCACAGCCGGTTAACGCCGTCATAGTTGCCGTCGATACCGATAACCTTGGGCCCGTAGACGAGCGTGCCCACTACCTTCCCCTGCTCCAGGTCTGCGGGCATGAATATATAGCTCTCAAATCCCGCCTGTACCGCCTGCGCGGCCACCGAGTTTCCCAGATTACCTGTGGTCGCGCAGGCCACCGTCTTGAAGCCGAACTCCTTCGCCTTCGAGAGCGCGGCGGATACGACCCTGTCTTTGAAACTCCATGTCGGGTAGTTTACCGAATCGTTTTTTACGTACAGTTCCTCGACACCCAGGGCCTTCGCCAGATTATGCGCCCTGAGGAGCGGGGTGAATCCGACGTCGATTCCAACCGTGGGCTCTCCGTCCAGGGGCATAAGCTCCTTATACCGCCACATATTCTCGCTTCTGGAGGTGATTACGTCTCTGGTGAGACACTTCTTTATGCCGTCATAATCGTATTCTACTTCCAGGGGCCCGAAACAGAAACTGCAGACGTGGATGGGCTCCTTGGGGTATGTGCGGTCGCATTCTCTACACTTCAGGCTTTTGACAAACCCCATTATATCGATACTCCTATTTTAGAGACTCGAGTGGTGAGATAAGCGCGGGGAGGACAAAAAATAAGCCTCTTCCCGGGATATAAGAAGAGGCGTTTTCTCGGCTCCTGTCTTATCTCCCAAGGCTCTTACCTTACCTTGCAGGACTTAGCACCAGCATCCACCTTTTCTCCGGTGGACCGGTTGCTGTGGCTTCCGAGGGCCGGTCCCTCCACCACTCTCGATAAGATTACAGAACGATTATAACCTGGACAGGGTTGTTGTCAATCGAATTTTCCTGTCGCAAAAGGCTTAACGTGTTAATCCATACAGTTTACGACCAGTCCTGTCAGGAGTTTTGGATGGAAGAAGGTGGTTTTGGGGGGCATCTTTAACCTCTCGGAGGCGATGCCTTTCACCTCTTCGATCCTGGTGGGGTTCAGGAAGAACGCCAGGTCGTACTCTTCGTCATTTACTGATTCAATGGCCTCATTTTCGTCGTGTACGTATTTGATGTACTTCTCGTCCGTAACGTGCTCTCCAAGTATCCTGTCCAGTGCCAGACCGTGCAGGATCCTGGTGTCCAGCTGGCGAATGCATTCCGGTTCTTCCGCAAATTTACTCTGAGGGGTCTTGTCACTGGCCAGAGAAAGCAGATAGTATTTCCTGTTGCTGCCAACGTATAGTCCGAACGTATGTTCGGGGCTTTCCTCCAATTTTTCTTTTAAGGAGGCGTAGTCGTTGATTTTTTCTTGAGGTTCTATGTAGAAATATTGTTCCAGGATGTCGACTACGCTGATGTCCGGACGTTCTTCGGGGACCTTTACCAGCCGGTGGATAGGCAGGATTAAGAGTCCCGGGTCGTTCATGGATATCAGCATCATCATTACGTAATCCGCCCGTCCGCCGAGACTGCCCTTGACCTCTTTACTGAAGGTGGAGGCCACTTCGTAGCGGTGGTGGCCGTCTGCAATGAACAGGGGCCTGTTTTCCATGAGCCCGGAGACCGTCTCAATGGTTGACCAGTCACTTATACCCCACAGGCGGTGTCTCGTGCCGTCTATCCCTTCCAGGTCTACCTCCGGTGGGTTAGACGTTGCGGGCCTAAGCGCGTCGTACACCCTGGTCTTCTCCTCTGGATACAGTGTAAAGATGGGGCTCAGGTTGGCGCGGCACGCCCTCATCAGGCGAAGCCTGTCCTCTCTTTTTGCCGCGAGCGTGTTTTCGTGGGGAAATATTGACCCGGTTTTTGAGTCCTCAATCTTCACAAGGGCCAGAAATCCCCTGCGGGCGAGTTTCTTGCCCGCGAAGGAGAACTCCTGTTCGTAGGCGTAGATGGACGCCTGCGGGTCTCTTATCAATATCTTTTCGTCTCGCCACGACTTCAGATACTCTGTCGCGCGCGTATATTTATTGCGGAATTCGGTGTCGCCGGGCAGGTCCTTGCCCAGGATTATGCGGATAATGTTGTAGGTGTTCCGTTCGTAAAACTCTTCTCTGGCCCTGGGTGTAATGACGTCATAGGGGGGGCAGATAACCTCTGAGAGGTCTTTTATCTCTCCGGGGTTGTATCTGTACCCCCTAAATGGTGCAATAGTAGCCAGCTTTCGAACCCTGCGTGGATTGGGCTGTTGTGTTAGTGAATTGTGGGATTACGTGCCTATATCCCAGGATGCCAGATACTTTTCCTGTTCCTCTGTCAATGTGTCAATGGAGATGCCCATGGACTTCAGTTTCAGGTTGGCTATCCATTCATCCATTTCACGTGGCACGTCATAGACGCGGTTTTTCAGCGTGCCGCGGTTGTTTTTTATGTACTCGGTGGCCAGTGCCTGAACGGAAAAGCTCATGTCCATGACGCATGCCGGATGGCCTTCTGCCGCGGCCAGGTTAATTAGCCTGCCGTCCGCCAGCAGGTATATCGTGCGGCCGTCCTTCATGACATATCCGTCAACGAACTTTCTAACCTCGGGATGTTTCTTCACGGTCAGCTTGTTGAGCCCGTCAATGTCTATCTCGACGTTGAAATGGCCGGAGTTGCAGACCACAGCTTTGTCTTTCATTACCGCGAAGTGTTCTTTTCTGATTACGTGCTTGTCTCCGGTGAGCGTGCAGAACAGGTTGCCTATCTTTGAGGCCTCTTCCATGGGCATCACCTGGTAGCCGTCCATAACCGCCTCCAGCGCCCGGACGGGGTCTACCTCGGTAACGACTACCTTCGACCCCATACCCCTGGCCCTCATAGCCACTCCCCTGCCACACCATCCGTAACCTATTACAACGACCGTCTTGCCGGCCAGCAGCATGTTCGTTGCTCTGATGATCCCGTCCAGGGTGGACTGACCCGTACCGTAGCGGTTGTCAAAGAAGTGTTTGGTCGCGGCGTCGTTTACCGCAACAACCGGGAATTTCAGCACACCGTCCTTCTCCATAGCCCTCAGCCTGATCAACCCTGTGGTCGTTTCCTCCATACTGCCGATGATCTCGCTCGCGAGGTGGGAGTGGGTGCTGTGCAGGGTGGATACGAGGTCAGCACCGTCATCGATTGTCACGTTGGGTTTCTGCTCGAGCGTGGCGTCTATATGTTTGTAATAGGTATCATTGTCCTCGCCGGTTATGGCGAACACGGGTATCTTAAAATCACTTACCAGGGATGCGGCGACGTCATCTTGCGTGGAGAGCGGGTTTGAGGCGCAAAGGATTACCTGGGCGCCGCCGGCCTTCAGGGTGTCGACCAGGTTGGCTGTCTCTGCCGTGACATGAAGACAGGCCGAGAGTCTTAGACCGTCAAGTGGTTTTTCCTTCTCAAAGCGTTCCTTTATCAGTTTCAAGACGGGCATGTCCCCGCCCGCCCAGTCTATTCTGCGTTTTCCTTCAGGTGCAAGTTTCAGGTCCTTGACGTCGTGTTTCATACAGTCGTTGCCTCCTTTATGCCGGCTTCTCGTCTCAGAACATCGACCATGTCGGTCTTTTCCCAGGTAAAGTTTTCACCTTTGCGGCCGAAATGCCCGTATTTTGCGGTATCCCGATATATCGGTCTCCTGAGGTTGAACTTTTCTATGATACCTGACGGGGTGAGATCAAAGACCTTCTCAACTATGTCCGCCAGCTTGTCCTCGGGTATCTTGGCCGTGCCTTCACAGTGCACGAGAACGCTGGTGGGCTGGGTTACTCCAATGGCATAGGAAAGCTGTACCTCGCACCTGTCTGCAAGCCCCGCGGCCACCACGTTCTTTGCCACGTGCCTGGCCGCATAGTGGGCGCTGCGGTCCACCTTTGTGGGGTCTTTTCCTGAAAACGCGCCGCCACCGTGCCGTGCCCTTCCGCCGTAAGTGTCCACGATTATCTTGCGGCCTGTCAGCCCACAGTCTCCTTTCGGCCCACCTACCACAAAACGGCCCGTGGGGTTTATGTGGATTATGGTTTTGTCATCGAGATACTTTGAAGGGATAACCTTCTTAATTATCTTTTCTGTCAGGTCCTTCTTGATGGTTTTCTGGTCAACGTCGTCCGAGTGTTGCGTGGATATCACTACGGTATGAACCCTTACGGGGCGGTGGCCCTCGTATTCTATTGTGACCTGTGATTTGCCGTCGGGTCTCAGATAGGGCAGCTCACCGCTTTCTCTCAGATGCGCCAGTTCCTCCACCAGTTTGTGGGCCAGCATGATGGGCAGGGGCATGAGCTCGGGCGTCTCGTTGCAGGCGTAACCTATCATCATACCCTGGTCGCCCGCTCCCAGCTGCTTATTCTCTTTTTCCCGCGCGTCCACGCCCAGCGCGATGTCCGGTGACTGTCTCTCAAGGCAGGTTATTACCGCGCAGGTGTTGCAGTCAAAGCCCATCGAGGTGTCCGTGTACCCGATATTCTTTATGGCCTCCCGTACCGTGGCCGATATGTCTATAATGGCCGTGGTGGTTATCTCGCCGGCTACAAGCACCAACCCCGTCTTGACCAGTGTCTCGCAAGCCACCCTTGCGTATGGGTCACGTTTTAAAATTTCGTCCAGTATGGCGTCGGATACCTGGTCCGCTATTTTGTCCGGGTGCCCGACGGCAACGGACTCAGATGTGAATAGATGTCTGCCTTTTCTCATCTAACAACTTTCTCCTTGCTAAATTGCCTCTTAATGCCTCCAGATTGCGAGACGTGGCGCCCATTTGTTTGAGAACCGTCTCTCGTGCCCTCTGGCCCATTTCCTTTGCCTCCCCGGCGTTGCTAAGTATAGACTTTACCGTGCCCAGAAGGTCTTTTTCGTCGCGCGCCATCTTAGCAGCATCCGCCTTCAACAGCAAGTGCATCTCTTCCTCAAAATTAGCCATGTTAGGACCAAAGACCGTAGGTCTCGCCAGGGCCGCGGGTTCCATGACGTTCTGGCCGCCCCGGCCCATGAGGCTCTTTCCCACAAATACACAGTCTGCCAGGGAATATACGTTGTTTAAATCTCCTATTGTGTCGACTAACACCACAGTATCGCCGGGCTCCGAGCCAAAGTCTTTACCCTTGTCAAGCATAGATTTCCTTGCGCAGGAGAACCCGAGGGCCGTTACAGACCTTTCGACCTCTTCGGCCCGTTCTATGTGGCGCGGGACAAGGATGAGCCTGAGTCTGGGGACCGTGGCCTTAAGGGTCATAAGGCACCTGAGCAATATCTCTTCCTCCCCGGCGTGGGTGCTGCCGCCTACAAGCACAGGGTCTTTGGGTCCTATCTTAAAGGCCTGTCTTAACGCCTCTTTTATGTTCTCTGGGACGTCCACGGCCAGATT
The genomic region above belongs to Candidatus Bathyanammoxibius amoris and contains:
- a CDS encoding sulfite exporter TauE/SafE family protein, with the translated sequence GVLSGLLGTGGAVRVTFLQVFGLDRDSFIATNASLALMADLVRIPVYLSTGIVNPHREDFLLIPLLVVIAYAGTLLGRRIAAGIPQDRFRHVVLGALLLAGFSFIFRG
- a CDS encoding NAD(P)H-hydrate epimerase, encoding MENDDKNISRAVTREEIGEIDRKAIEEYGIPGVVLMENAGRGVAVEALEMLEEALEPRVAILCGKGNNGGDGFVAARHLHNRGVAVDVYLFARVADVAFTHDPWTHLNTLIKMGLEIKEVTTAPDARRIMLDMEDTDLIIDGLLGTGLRGEVKEPYRTAIEDTNNCGVPVLSIDIPSGLDCNDGRVLGVAVRAARTVTFVLPKAGFALAEGPAHVGEVVTADIGIPRELVQGL
- a CDS encoding MoaD/ThiS family protein yields the protein MPVTVRVPTPLRPLTGNTDQVEASGSSVREVIDDLESKYPGIKGRLCDEKGEIRRFINFYVNDEDIRFQKNQDTPVKDGDIISVVPAIAGG
- the thrC gene encoding threonine synthase encodes the protein MGFVKSLKCRECDRTYPKEPIHVCSFCFGPLEVEYDYDGIKKCLTRDVITSRSENMWRYKELMPLDGEPTVGIDVGFTPLLRAHNLAKALGVEELYVKNDSVNYPTWSFKDRVVSAALSKAKEFGFKTVACATTGNLGNSVAAQAVQAGFESYIFMPADLEQGKVVGTLVYGPKVIGIDGNYDGVNRLCSEIAGKYGWAFANINIRPYYAEGSKTYGHEIVEQLGWKAPRHIVVPMAGGSLILKIFKAIKEFKMLGFIPDAGTKLYGAQASGSAPISTAVKNGWDTIKPVKPDTIAQSIAIGNPADGYHAIKAINESGGWAEDVTDDELVEGIKLLASTEGIFTETAGGVTVAVAKKLIEQGRIPRNESIVISITGNGLKTQEAVIGKLAKPHLLIKASLEDFDAFMEKDAAPAGHRDAKTGMLAAAKDK
- a CDS encoding DUF1015 domain-containing protein produces the protein MAPFRGYRYNPGEIKDLSEVICPPYDVITPRAREEFYERNTYNIIRIILGKDLPGDTEFRNKYTRATEYLKSWRDEKILIRDPQASIYAYEQEFSFAGKKLARRGFLALVKIEDSKTGSIFPHENTLAAKREDRLRLMRACRANLSPIFTLYPEEKTRVYDALRPATSNPPEVDLEGIDGTRHRLWGISDWSTIETVSGLMENRPLFIADGHHRYEVASTFSKEVKGSLGGRADYVMMMLISMNDPGLLILPIHRLVKVPEERPDISVVDILEQYFYIEPQEKINDYASLKEKLEESPEHTFGLYVGSNRKYYLLSLASDKTPQSKFAEEPECIRQLDTRILHGLALDRILGEHVTDEKYIKYVHDENEAIESVNDEEYDLAFFLNPTRIEEVKGIASERLKMPPKTTFFHPKLLTGLVVNCMD
- the ahcY gene encoding adenosylhomocysteinase codes for the protein MKHDVKDLKLAPEGKRRIDWAGGDMPVLKLIKERFEKEKPLDGLRLSACLHVTAETANLVDTLKAGGAQVILCASNPLSTQDDVAASLVSDFKIPVFAITGEDNDTYYKHIDATLEQKPNVTIDDGADLVSTLHSTHSHLASEIIGSMEETTTGLIRLRAMEKDGVLKFPVVAVNDAATKHFFDNRYGTGQSTLDGIIRATNMLLAGKTVVVIGYGWCGRGVAMRARGMGSKVVVTEVDPVRALEAVMDGYQVMPMEEASKIGNLFCTLTGDKHVIRKEHFAVMKDKAVVCNSGHFNVEIDIDGLNKLTVKKHPEVRKFVDGYVMKDGRTIYLLADGRLINLAAAEGHPACVMDMSFSVQALATEYIKNNRGTLKNRVYDVPREMDEWIANLKLKSMGISIDTLTEEQEKYLASWDIGT
- the metK gene encoding methionine adenosyltransferase gives rise to the protein MRKGRHLFTSESVAVGHPDKIADQVSDAILDEILKRDPYARVACETLVKTGLVLVAGEITTTAIIDISATVREAIKNIGYTDTSMGFDCNTCAVITCLERQSPDIALGVDAREKENKQLGAGDQGMMIGYACNETPELMPLPIMLAHKLVEELAHLRESGELPYLRPDGKSQVTIEYEGHRPVRVHTVVISTQHSDDVDQKTIKKDLTEKIIKKVIPSKYLDDKTIIHINPTGRFVVGGPKGDCGLTGRKIIVDTYGGRARHGGGAFSGKDPTKVDRSAHYAARHVAKNVVAAGLADRCEVQLSYAIGVTQPTSVLVHCEGTAKIPEDKLADIVEKVFDLTPSGIIEKFNLRRPIYRDTAKYGHFGRKGENFTWEKTDMVDVLRREAGIKEATTV
- a CDS encoding 3-deoxy-D-manno-octulosonic acid transferase, with protein sequence MPIIFDSLYLTAGILGTPYILAKMFTSERFRAGLSQRLGWLPAREGDRPCFWVHAASVGEVKTAEALINAMGKEYPGWDIIISTNTNTGFSIARKRFENRPVVYFPLDFSWIDRKAFELLRPTCIVLVELEIWPNFLVEAVEREIPVVLVNGRISKKSKKFFNVMSFLSRTFSESLSAPGNVYCVRTGPDASRFLELGIPEEKVITTGNMKYDNLAVDVPENIKEALRQAFKIGPKDPVLVGGSTHAGEEEILLRCLMTLKATVPRLRLILVPRHIERAEEVERSVTALGFSCARKSMLDKGKDFGSEPGDTVVLVDTIGDLNNVYSLADCVFVGKSLMGRGGQNVMEPAALARPTVFGPNMANFEEEMHLLLKADAAKMARDEKDLLGTVKSILSNAGEAKEMGQRARETVLKQMGATSRNLEALRGNLARRKLLDEKRQTSIHI